In Penicillium psychrofluorescens genome assembly, chromosome: 5, a single window of DNA contains:
- a CDS encoding uncharacterized protein (ID:PFLUO_008508-T1.cds;~source:funannotate), which produces MPSNNGFEMDIANWASRYALDIIGLAGFGKDFGAIRNQCNPLVETYNTIFKVTKQKRALFFLGALFPWSMVRSLPLPHNRDFSQATKAIRQNCQAIIQYKRAMSNDTCAQDIDLLSIAMKNGRFSDEDLINQVMTFLGAGHETTASILTWAVYALALHPEIQQQLREEIRKKLAPIDSGSEHSFDVISRLPLLYAVCNEVFRMFPPVRITMREAVCDIFVQDIAIPRGTKIMISSCATNMDKKLWGPDAADFNPYRWLIKDDEEGLKINSGGGAISNYAMLTFSQGHRICIGQGFARAEFACMLAGWIGRFDFQMKDKESMDMNGVKFASGITVKPENGLRVSVKVVPGY; this is translated from the coding sequence ATGCCCTCCAACAACGGCTTTGAAATGGATATTGCCAATTGGGCATCTCGATATGCGCTTGACATAATTGGTCTCGCAGGCTTTGGAAAAGACTTTGGTGCCATTCGCAACCAATGCAACCCTCTTGTGGAGACTTATAACACTATTTTCAAAGTCACAAAGCAGAAACGTGCTTTATTTTTTCTCGGCGCTCTGTTCCCATGGAGCATGGTCAGGAGCTTACCTCTCCCACACAATCGAGACTTTTCACAGGCAACTAAGGCTATTCGTCAAAACTGCCAAGCAATCATCCAATATAAGCGTGCCATGTCCAACGATACGTGCGCCCAAGATATCGATCTCCTTTCCATTGCTATGAAAAATGGCCGCTTTTCTGACGAGGATCTCATCAATCAAGTCATGACTTTCTTAGGTGCTGGCCATGAGACTACGGCGTCCATCTTGACTTGGGCAGTTTACGCTCTTGCTTTGCATCCCGAGATCCAACAACAGCTCCGTGAAGAAATACGAAAGAAGCTAGCGCCTATTGATTCAGGCTCAGAACATTCATTTGACGTGATCAGCCGCTTGCCATTATTATACGCGGTGTGCAATGAGGTCTTCAGAATGTTCCCCCCAGTCCGCATCACTATGCGGGAAGCAGTCTGCGATATCTTTGTTCAAGATATAGCTATCCCTCGCGGCACGAAGATTATGATATCATCTTGCGCCACAAACATGGATAAGAAACTCTGGGGTCCAGATGCCGCTGATTTCAATCCTTATCGGTGGTTAAtcaaggatgatgaagaagggttGAAAATCAATAGTGGAGGCGGTGCCATCAGTAACTACGCTATGCTCACTTTCTCGCAAGGCCATAGGATATGTATTGGACAAGGATTTGCGAGAGCAGAGTTTGCCTGTATGCTTGCGGGATGGATTGGCCGATTTGATTTTCAAATGAAAGACAAGGAGTCTATGGATATGAATGGGGTAAAGTTTGCTAGCGGCATCACTGTCAAGCCTGAAAATGGCTTGCGTGTATCTGTTAAGGTAGTTCCGGGATATTGA
- a CDS encoding uncharacterized protein (ID:PFLUO_008509-T1.cds;~source:funannotate) → MLAAAHAPNIFSSLTVLDPAMIPSGKINKAFTKLPKDVLCTNIKYRHLNRESVTTELRSNKRTRGWSERAMKIFTERGVVADDEGGFRLVAHPRLEWALYYDKETPAQCYDRLTDISIPFHAIMPVRPFAVPPKQLEVDVGKMSQMTKITWIVNATHQLPFERPDECTRAAALWLKDIVQKDPRKARL, encoded by the coding sequence ATGTTAGCGGCGGCCCACGCTCCCAACATTTTCTCCAGTTTAACAGTGTTAGACCCGGCAATGATTCCATCGGGAAAGATCAATAAAGCATTCACTAAGCTGCCAAAAGATGTTTTGTGCACAAACATCAAATATCGGCATCTCAATCGAGAATCAGTCACTACCGAGCTGCGGTCGAATAAACGGACACGGGGTTGGAGTGAACGCGCTATGAAGATTTTTACTGAGCGGGGAGTCGTTGCAGATGACGAGGGCGGGTTTCGCCTTGTCGCACACCCTCGACTTGAATGGGCGTTATACTACGACAAGGAGACACCAGCCCAATGCTACGATCGCTTGACTGATATCAGCATCCCGTTCCACGCAATCATGCCCGTCCGCCCTTTTGCTGTTCCCCCGAAGCAGCTTGAAGTTGATGTCGGGAAAATGTCCCAGATGACAAAAATAACATGGATCGTGAACGCAACACACCAGCTTCCCTTTGAGCGTCCAGATGAGTGCACGAGAGCAGCCGCACTATGGCTCAAGGACATCGTACAAAAGGACCCACGGAAAGCTCGCTTGTAG